The Hevea brasiliensis isolate MT/VB/25A 57/8 chromosome 1, ASM3005281v1, whole genome shotgun sequence DNA segment AGTAGATTTTGGCGGAGTGTACTACCGCAGTCTTCTACATGGTAGAGGAATCCTAGTTTCTGATCAACAATTAATGTCTGGCGAAGAAACAGCGAAATGGGTGAGTACATACGCTTCAGATGCTGCTTTGTTCCGCCAAGACTTTGCACGAGCAATGGTGAAGCTCTCAAATCTCCATGTCTTGACAGGTTCAGATGGTCAGGTCCGGCTCAATTGTTCAAAAGTGGTATGAGATAACATAAGGAAAACTGAATTACTTGTTGAGCTTCCCCCTACACAGGTTTTTGGGATTTTGTTCTTGCCAATTTGAATTTTCAGGAACTTGGATGGATTTCTATTGTTACCTTCTATTGTTACCTTGTAAATGTAGTATCCAGATTAGAAGCAATATTGTCAAATAATAGTTCAACAAATGCTATAATGGAAATGAGCCATCTGTACTAATTCCTTGTAGATCTACTGAGACTTTCCACAAAATTAGGTAGCAAGATCTAGTAAGAGATTGATTTACTAGGATGCATTGACTAAAAACCAAAACTGTAAAATTACCTGCTAATTAGAACAAGAAGAGAAAACAAGGACAAGAAATGAAAAGCAGTTGAATTTCCACTTGAATTTACTCAAAACCCCAATTTCTCTTTCATGAACAAAGCCGTTTCATAACTTTTGTGTTCATCGTATATACTCTTGGACACACTTTCTTTCTGCAAGCATCTCTTAGCCCATTCCAGAAGCTTAGGGCACTCCACAGCCATGCTAAAGTTTCCCAGGGTCTCGAACGTGTAAAACAAGCTATAGAAAGGAATCAATGCCACATCTATGAAACCGAATCCCTCACCTCCAAAATATGGCTTCTCTCCAAGCTCTCCTTCCAAAATTTTGAAGCACTCGATCAAGTCCTTCTTGGATGCTTCTTTGACTTCACCTATGCAGGACCATAGCATCTTCCCAATTGGGTAAATCTGAAATTTGCATAATTCCAATAAGATTTTAACATTGATTTGCATGAATTGTTTGATGAAGTCGAAAATAGAAAGAGAAATGTTGAATCTTTACAAAATAAACTCACTTTCTTGTCGACATAATCAGCCCAGAACCTGGCATGAGCTCGTTGGTAAGGATCAGAAGGCAAAAAGAGAGATTTATGATTCCAAACCTCATCAATATATTGGACGATGATCAATGACTCGCAAATGGGCCTGCCATTATGGATCAAGACAGGGATTTGTTTATTAACTGGGTTCAACTGCAAAAGAAGAGAGCTCTTGTTAGTGACATCTTCTTCCCTTGCCTCGTACTGAATTCCCTTCTCAGCCAAGGCGATTCTAACCCTGGCTGCAAAAGGACTGAATTGGGTTTCCAGAAGAACTACTTCATCTGCCATTACTGCAAAATCCAACCGAGATTATTTCTACTTTTGTTTAACCTTGAAGGCCTGTGCAGCTATTGGTGCGAGACAAAGTCATGTGTGTATTTATAGGGAATATATAAATCTTATCTACCGACACATTACCGTTctgtaataaaatttattaaaccaATCAACGACAACGAGACAGAAATTGGTGGTTTTGAAAAATGTGTCCCTTTTGAAGATTTGATGATGATATTGCAATCTGTAAAGAATGGGTGCGCTGCAAaaagttttttcttttttctaaaaAAAGTTGATCTCACCATTGAGCACATTTCAGCACAGGCCCCATTGCTAGGATGGATCACATAAAGCAAACCCAACCTCCCAAAGCCCAAGCACAGAATAGAAACCCTAGAGCTAGGAAATGGGTATTCGATCAAAACCATAAAAAATTGGAAGTATGAGCACAGTATACCATAGATTCCTCTTACACAGGAGACAGACTAAGATAATACTCTCTCTACGCacccaatttttattttttttaaaattttatttttatttctattaaatataataattatttacataattttttaaaatttataatttaatcaaattaaaaaatattttactatactttaaataatttaattttttttaatcaccaTACAAAAATAATAAACGATAAATAAAAATCACAAAGAACATCTAATAAATACGGGTATAATGGTATTATATGCAAATAAATTATCTTATTCATGAGTTTTCAAGAAGGGAATAAATGAGATTTAACAATGTTTGTATTTGCATTGAGAATGCATATAATTATGAGGTGCATTTCTTTTAAAGTTAGGGTAAGATTGATAAGAAAAGGCCAGGACAATGGGTAAAAGTAGGGGCTTGGAAAAGTAGAGACATTGATGTAAAAGAGAATAGGAtgcttaaatttatattttatattttgaatttattaatttaatttaatttaatttttcttcctTAGCTTTGAACTAAtcttagatttaaaaaaaaattaaatttcataattttaaatttcttaattaacATCTATATGTCACTATGAATCAGGATCTAGGGAAAAATTTTTCATATATCATGCCCAAAAAAAATGTTCTTTAGAAAATTTAGTctgtataaatttattaaaaatttcaccTATACTATAGAGAAATTCAGATAATAACAATAATTGTGCTAGAatagaaattacatgaaaattacaataatatttagtaTTACATAACCAAAGTTGTAATGTAATCGCAATTTCATTACATATTTGATATATTGTTtattaacacaaaaatttaacataatgaaataataattatgtaatgtaattaattatacttaaagTAACGTAAtagttattatatataaaaatagatgtgattatgatttttattttgatttttttttatttattgtcaatACTATCACTACCGCTATTACTCTACCATTATTACTGCCATCATCATTATTTTTACTTTGTCATCACCACTACCACCTTCAACCCT contains these protein-coding regions:
- the LOC110651597 gene encoding probable glutathione S-transferase isoform X1, which encodes MADEVVLLETQFSPFAARVRIALAEKGIQYEAREEDVTNKSSLLLQLNPVNKQIPVLIHNGRPICESLIIVQYIDEVWNHKSLFLPSDPYQRAHARFWADYVDKKIYPIGKMLWSCIGEVKEASKKDLIECFKILEGELGEKPYFGGEGFGFIDVALIPFYSLFYTFETLGNFSMAVECPKLLEWAKRCLQKESVSKSIYDEHKSYETALFMKEKLGF
- the LOC110651597 gene encoding probable glutathione S-transferase parC isoform X2; this translates as MADEVVLLETQFSPFAARLNPVNKQIPVLIHNGRPICESLIIVQYIDEVWNHKSLFLPSDPYQRAHARFWADYVDKKIYPIGKMLWSCIGEVKEASKKDLIECFKILEGELGEKPYFGGEGFGFIDVALIPFYSLFYTFETLGNFSMAVECPKLLEWAKRCLQKESVSKSIYDEHKSYETALFMKEKLGF